A genomic window from Paramormyrops kingsleyae isolate MSU_618 chromosome 23, PKINGS_0.4, whole genome shotgun sequence includes:
- the gatad1 gene encoding GATA zinc finger domain-containing protein 1, which yields MPLGLKPCCAVCKTNSSSMWKKGNQGEILCNNCTGKSASTGAAGASAASSTQQNNGGGKQSKQEIHRRSARLRSTKYKAPASEKKVSTKGKGRRHIFKLKNPIKAPESVSTIITSESLFYKGVYYQIGDVIRVIDEEDGKSYYAQIRGFVQDQYCEKSAALTWLLPTQASPKDQFDPGTYIVGPEEDLPRKMDYLEFVCHAPSEYFKSRSCPFPTIPIRPEKGYIWTHVGPTPTIAIKESVSSNN from the exons ATGCCGCTGGGTCTGAAGCCGTGCTGCGCCGTTTGCAAGACCAACTCATCCTCCATGTGGAAGAAGGGAAATCAGGGAGAGATCCTGTGCAACAACTGCACCGGCAAGAGCGCCAGCACGGGGGCAGCGGGGGCTTCGGCCGCCTCCAGCACCCAGCAGAACAACGGCGGCGGAAAACAG TCTAAGCAGGAGATCCACCGGAGGTCGGCGCGCCTGAGAAGCACCAAGTACAAGGCTCCGGCCTCGGAGAAAAAGGTGTCCACCAAGGGCAAGGGCCGGCGGCACATCTTCAAGCTGAAAAAC ccCATCAAAGCCCCAGAGTCCGTGTCGACCATCATCACCTCCGAGTCGCTGTTTTACAAG GGTGTGTATTACCAAATCGGAGACGTGATCAGAGTGATAGACGAGGAGGACGGGAAGTCGTACTACGCCCAGATCCGGGGCTTCGTTCAGGACCAGTACTGCGAGAAAAGCGCAGCCCTGACGTGGCTCCTGCCGACCCAGGCCAGTCCCAAGGACCAGTTTGATCCTGGCACTTACATCGTAG GGCCTGAAGAAGATTTACCAAGAAAAATGGATTACCTAGAGTTCgtttgccacgccccctcaGAGTATTTCAAATCGAGGAGTTGTCCGTTTCCTACTATACCCATCCGCCCGGAGAAGGGATATATCTGGACACACGTTGGACCAACACCGACAATTGCCATTAAGGAGTCCGTCAGCAGTAATAACTAA